The region TCACAGGGGAAGAGGGATGAGTCCCACCAGGCTCAATCCCACATGCAACAAAGCGCCCAACAACAGACAAGACCTCTTTggagccacctccaggaaaggtGGTGTGGGGCAACAGCCCCGATGGCTCTGCAGTCCTCTGGAAGAAGAACCTGGGACATTTCCCAGCTGGATGGGGTGGGAAGCCTGCGCAACATTCATGAGACCATGGGTGAAGTATGCAAGGACTGCAATGTCTCTCAGTGCCAACAGCCCCCAAGCAAGTCTAAGCCATGCTAGCCAGCAGACAGGGCCACACGATCACCAAAAGGACGTGCCTTAGAGGGCCCTTCTCCAAACAAGTAAGGCACACCAACGGGAAACAAGCCACAGGCTGTGGTGACGGGTGCagggcagcaggctgggctgccaggggcagtggtggggacagccagccccagcaccagctcccGGCATTGAGCCCATGTGCAGGGCTAGGGCAGCTCATGTGTTGTCCCAAGAGTCAAAAACCATGCCACATTCAGGTCCCTAACCCCACACAAGAGCCTTCATTGAGTCCTTCTCTTGGATCAAGGCACCCACCTCAATGAGTAAGCAGGGCAGcatctccctcccacccctgtgggagagaccccaaCATGCTGCCTTCCGCAGGCACCATGACCCAAATGTGGGGCTTGGGCAAGGGGAGGGGCATCAAAGGGCGAGAATGGGCAGGAGATGGTGGTGTCCAGCTAGGCTGCTGACAGATCCCACcttctcctgctcccagcccGTGTCTGGTCCTTCAGGGCACACTGAGCTGGGGCAGTCAACaagcagagggctgcaggcaTCGCCACTTCCCCAAAAGTCTCTGCAATAAGTAATCAGGCATCTGAGGAAGACACAAGTGCCTCTGGCCAACGATGCACAGGGCTGTGGCATGGCACACTGCCCATGCTTGATCCTGCCCAAGGTGCCAGGTGCAGAACTGGTGAGGCAGAGCATGGCGGACTCACTAGCAAGGGCCACATACTCAGATATATCATCCCAGGAGAGAGGAACGAGGGGAGAGGAGGGCTCCTAATGAGTCTGGAAGGAGATGTCTGATACAAGTCACCTTAAACACCTCTACCCCTTCATTATTAAAGGAAGACAGGCAACCAGATCTAATGGGGATGCCCAGGATAGATCTCCCCTTGTCCCCacgatcacagaatcacagaactgtttgggtgggaagggaccctCACAGACCACtcagtccaaaccccctgccatgcacagggacatctttcactagatcgggttcctcaaagccctgtccaacctgaccttgaacccttccaatgatggggcatccacaactcctcTGAGTGATCTgttcagtgtctcaccaccctcatcataaaacatttcttccttatgtccaacctAACCCTacccctcttccagtttaaaaccattgccctttgtcctgtcacaacaggcctTGGTGAAAAGTTTCTCTCTGAGATTCACCTGAGGGTGGGAGTGACCCTCACACCAGCGCTAGCCGGGGCACCAAGGCGCTTCTCCAGATGGAGGACAGCTCTACTGAGTCAAATCCCAACTACTCATGGCCTTCATGTGACCTACAGCTCTGGAGACAAGCCCAGGGTGACCTGTCCAGGGCGGACCACCAGCCCCCATGGCATTACCCAGGGttgctggggctggcagagccccgaGGAGCCTGGTAGGTGCAGGGacatgctgctgcctgctccaagTATCCAACCTTCCTCGCTGGTCTTAGAGCCTCAGCCAGCCACCATTGCACTGGGACACCAGCAGCGACCGGTTATTTGAGCTCTGTAGATGTGCAGATAGAGCTTAATGGCAGCAGAGGGATTTAGCCCCTTTTTTTATGCCACCATAAAggtttaattctatttttttttactgcttgattttagatcaacatttaatcacagcTGCGGCCCCTGTCCAGGCTCTCCAAGGACGCTGCTCTGGGCTCACCGGGCTGGCAGACCAGAGTCACTGCCGGCTGCTCTTCTCCCAGGCAATGGCAGAGCTCCCTGCAGAGGGTGACAGTGCTTCACAAAGCCCTATGAATTTTTCAGCCCCACATAAAGGACCACTGAATGGCCCCTCCTGTCCTGGTATCAAGCACTATGGTGTGGTGGCACCCCATCAGGACCAGTGGTCCATGGTGCTGCCAAGCTGGCAGCAGATCTGCTTCCTGGCCACTGCCACCTCCAGATGGGTCTCcaccacaaggcaggtgccagtgGTTGCCCTACAGTTGGCCCAACACAATGCATTACCAATGCTGGTTGACATAGGACAACGTTTAACAACCCAATCATTGACCCAGGTGACCTTGGGACATCAGCTGGGGtcccagcatccctgtcccagcCACATATGGCCACAATCTCATTCAATCCTACCAAGGTCAACACACGGCACAAGTGGATATCCTGAGAGAGGAGAGGATCTCTGAAAAAGGGATGGTGATGCCCTGGAGTGACCCACATCTGCCCAGGCATCCATCCCCACCAGCACAACATCTCTTTTCAGCCTCAACACACCTCTGGTCATGCCCAGGAGGGATGGGGACCCATCTTCAGTGGGGCCCAACTCTATCACATGAAGAGCCCTATTTCAGTGGCTCCAATTTCTCAGCCAGCCACAGGATGGGGAAACCAGTCAAGGGGAGGTGACCGTTTCATGGGCTCCCAATGCTATTTATCATCCTCGGACCCGGCACAGCACCGGGAGAAGGGAGTGACTCCTCCAGCTGCTGTGAGCTCCGAGTCTATTGACCCGCTTTAGGACTCTTTGGAAgagatgaacttttttttttttccctttctccctttttccagATCACTGACTCAGCAAATTAGAACAAGAATATAATTTAGCAATACAGCGGTTTTTGAAAGACACAGTCCCCCTCTCCTCATCCCCACCGcccaaatagatttttttttccccttcactatTCATTCAGACCTGATGCTAATTGAAAAATGTAGAACATGGCTAAGAAAACAGTGGGTCATCTCTTTGGGATGACCAGATGATGGGCAATGCTCTCATGCCAGGATGCACAATCCAGCTGATGTCCAGGTGACTTTTTAGCCTTTGCTACCTCTGGGGATGCACTCACCGGCAGGAAGCACGCTGTCACAGCTGATGGTGGGATCAGCTCCCAGAAAAATCAAACCCGGCTTAAGCACAACATATGGGAGACCCAGCATACAGGTCTTGGTCCAGAGCACCCACGGGTGTGCAGCAAGAGGCGGGCTCTGCCAGAGCACCGTGCCCACGCACCACACGTGCACCGCATGCCAAcactgccagcacccagccctcacCCATGCCATGCCACGCCATGCCACGCCACGCCACACCACGCCACACCACGCCACCagcagctgcccacagccccaccTGAATTTCAGACCCACACGACGAACCGAGTCACCAGACTTATCCTGCGCTCCACAGGCAAATATCGCACCTCCCCGGTGGATTTGGCAAGGTAGCACCCCAACCCAACGGCGGCTCGCAGTGGCTCTCCTGAGGCCAAGGGCAACATCCATGGGTGGACCGTGGTGGGCAGCGACACCCTGAGCACCACCTGAAAATCTCACACCAGGGGGATCCAGGCATCCCAGCACTTGGCCGGTGTGGCAGGAGCAGGGGTGCTCCCGGCTCAGTCGGGTGCCGAAGCAGGCGCAACACCTGTGGGaactgcagctcagctgccaTTGGGAAATCTGGCTGGTACCTTACGGACTCATCCTGACCGCTGCAGACGGATGCTGGGCCAGGGAGACCCAGCACGGCCACAGCACAGGAGATGCTGCTGAGCGCACGTTGCAGCTGTTTACCACCCAAAACCAAGGATCGCCTTGCTCCTGCTCAGCGCAAAGAGTGAGGTAAggggctgggctccagctgcaCCACAGCCATGGGTTTCACCATCACCGATTACCCCCAAGCTGTGCCCCAAATAGCCACCTCCTGTCTCCCCATCCTCTGACCCGACTGCCGGGTTAGAAGCCGCTCCCTGGCTCAGGGAGCTGCAGCCCACCCAGGACAAGAGATGCTGGTACTGAAACTCAAGCAGAGACCCACTCCTGCCCATGCCTGCAAAAGGGAGAGCAAAACCCAGCACACCTGGGGACCCCAGGGAGAgaccccagccctcctccccaagCCAATCAACCCCAGTACGTAAAGGAGGGCggggactgggggcactgggcaGAGCACACATCTCATGGTGAGAACTGttaatggaaaagggaaaaataaaaaagtaagaagTACCAGGTGTTTTATTATCTAGGGCAAGATCCGAACCCAGGAGCGCAGCCCGAGGAGGGGTTAGGGTGCCTGAGAGGGGCCGGTTACCTCCAGTGCTGCAGAAGGCTTCTTTTTGAGTTCTTCACATTTTCGGAATTTGCAAATCTGGTGGCCAGTTTTGCGATTCCTACAACTGCTGCACTGCTCGCAGTTTATCCGTCTTCGGCAGGGCGGGCACATGCCGCATCTTTTCCGTTTCTTTTTCCCCGAATTGATGGCAGATGCCAACTCATTCTGCATGGGATACTCTGCCAAGCCAGCCATATGGAGCGCGCTCTCTGCCAGAAACACGCCGGCAGGGGTCATAATGAAAAGGCCTGGGTTGATGGGAAAAGCCCCCAGGTAAGGAAAATCAGAGGGGCCGTTCATTGTCTCTGCAGCTGAGACTGCCTCCATGTCAGAGATACCAGTCCCGTGGTCGCTTGCTAGAGGAAGATGCTCCTGTACCACTCTTTTGAGCATTTCTGTCGACTGAGCAAACTGTTGTAGGGCGGTCTGTCCTTCTGAGGAGATCTCCGACACCCGGTCTAATTTGCTCAGCATACTAGAGATATTTTTGTGCTTTGAGGTAGAATGACTTTTATCCACAGTCGCTTCGTTGCCATTAGCTAAGGGGTTGCCTTTCTCTGAATGTTCGCTTACCGAGCTGCTGCTACCAAAGGTGGAATAGTGGGAGAGTGGACGGGACTTCTTAAGACTTTTGTTCAAAGGTTCACTTATTATTCCACTTTTGTTCCTCCTCTCGGAGCTGACGGGGGGTTGAGAGTCatcttggttatttttttccgTCTCTGGCTTGTTCCCAGTGTCTTGATGGGAGCCCGAATTTGACATGGTGCCCAGAGcgcaacaacaaaaccaaacccaaaattaaaaaaaaaaaaacaaaacaaaaaaaacccccaaaacccacccccaaCGCCAAAGCGAAAGACCCCCAAAGCCCTTCTGGTAGCACCAGCCCGCCAGCCACCGGGGAAAGCTCAGACGGGAACGCTCATCAACGGGGTGTCTCCTCCAGCGTCGGCTGCAGAGGACTTCAGTCCAATCTCAGTGCAAAGACATACTCTGCGGCTCTGGTACACAACATGCGGCTCTggaagtagaaaagaaaagagagttaGCGCTGGCAAGAGCCAACGGGCTTTTCAAAGCGGCTCTTCCTCCCCCTGCCATGAAAGTCTCCGCGCCACAAACAAAGAAACTCCAGGGAACGGACCTCGGTGGAGATCCGTTCCGCTGCTCTTTAAAAGGGTCGCCATCCAGACAGAAATGGGGGGTCACAGGGGAAGTCCTGGCCTGGTAGCAATGGCACTCCAACGCTTAAAGGCTCTCTGTGCCCGGCTTTCCTCCCCCAGCGACTGCAGGCCCAGGGAAGTCACGGGGCTCATCTCTTGCTCCGCTCCAGCGGCGTGCAGCCCCCGTGCTGCATGGGACCGTGGGCACCCACGGGATGCCCCCGAGCCAGCAGCCAGAGCTCGTGTGAGGGGCACCCAgtccccagcctgcagccccccGGGTCTCCTCGGCTGGGTGCCGTGGAGgcagcagggtgcagggctgcACCCCGGCTCCTGTGCCCTTCCAGATGCCACTGCTCTCCCAGCTCAGGCTAGGCTGCTCTCCctgcactcctcctcctcctcctcctcctcccagaccCTTGTCCCCAGGCCAGCATCACACACcagtgctggggagctgcagcatcCACCTCCAAGCCTCGCAGGGAGCCATGCTGTCCACCTCCAAACCCCACCAAGAGCTGCAGTGTCCACCTCCGAGCCCCTGCAGTGTTTACCTCCAAACCCCATGGGCAGCCATGGCATCTACCTCCAAGCCCCACGGGGAGCCACAGCGTCCACCTCCAAGCCCCATAGGAAGCTGCAGCATCCACCTCCAAGCCCCGTGAGGAGCCACAGCATCCACCTCTGAGCCCCACTGCTGACCTCCTGCCATGCCCCGCCATGCCCTGCCCGCATGCCCACTGCAGGCACCCGGCTGCTCCGGTGCAGGCAGGGGCTCAGCGGTGACCCGACTTGGTGCTGTTCCCTGGAGCGAGGGTGATGCCGCCGTCCCTGGGGCGGCTCTGAGGCAGCTGGGCCCAGTGTGGCTGCAAACACTTGTTGTgaaattcctcctcctcccctcccgagcacgcacgcacgcacgcacgcacaggCACCGCCGGAGTAATCAGGCTTTAGAGGAGAAAAGCTGCAGGGCTTAGCGGAGCAGGAACCCACGTCCCCACCCCGGCAGCAGTTGGGGGAGGGCAGCGCTGGGAGGAGGCCCCTCGCCTACCCCATCCCTCCATCCTGGCTATCCTGGCAGCCTCCTCTCCAGAGTCCGGGCAGGGACGCAGCCACGTGCGGAGAGCTCTGCTGGGGCCCTTGCTCCTGCCCAGGGTGATGCAGCAGAGCGAGGGGCATCCCTGCACCCCGCCGCACCTTCGCTCCTGCTCATCCATCACCCTTCATGTCCCCTTTGTCACAGCCTGGCCGCGATGCAACCCCAGGAGCCCCGCTACAGCCCAAGACCCTTCCTCACGGGCACAGCTTGGCAGCCGAGCCGCGAGCGTCGCCATTAAAACGTTGATGGGGGCAAGGTCCCCGCCCCAAGCACCATGGTACTGGCAGAGGAAGACAGCCCGTCTCACCCTGGTGCCAGAGCCGGCTCGCCTGCGGAGAACCCCCCCCCGCCCACACGCTAAAAACCGCTTGCTTCAGCTGCTGCGGGATTTAAGATGCAGCACGGATCGATGCAGGGCTTGGGTTCCAGCCTGGAGCTTGCCAGGCCacgtggggagggagggctgcagcGGCAGGACAGACTGCCCTTCCCCGAGCATCCCGCACCATGTCGGGCAAGGGGCTGCTGTGCAATGGCGAGGCCGGGGTGCACCCGAAATGGGCGCCGGGATGCTGGGAGGGTAGGtgagctgctgccaggcagctggggCACCAGTCCCCAGCTGCGAGGGAGGTGGGGGacccatccctggaggcattggGAGGGGTCACACCTTAACACCAAAAGCAACGGGTGCTGGGGCCGGAGTGGGGAGCACAGCAGGAAAAGCACCGGACGGGAGGATGTGAGATAAAGCCGCCCGGCGGTGTTATCTTGCGCCCGCCCGCGGCTGCCTTTCCTGCGGCCCTGCACCTCTTCCGCCCCACAGCGTGGCAGCCCCGCTCGGCCACCGAGCCGGGAGCCAAGCACCGGGCCGGATCAGCCCGGGATTTACCAGCCTGCCCGCTCGCCTTGTGGCGTCGTAACCGCCAAGCTGCGATGCTGCTGCGGCATTAACCAGGGGGTCTCCAGTCACAACCTGGAGCACGCCTTGCATCACTCCAGCAAAGAACCCACGTTGGGCCCACGTGCAGCTCACCACCACATCAAGGGGTCCCCCCCACAGTGCCACGGCACAGGACAGCGGGGTCCGCGTGCCAAAGCGGAGAGGACACCGGCTGGAGGCATGCCGTGGTTGCCATCTTCATCAGTTCACATCTTCCTCCGCAGCCAGCCGTACTGGCCAGCCTTCCCCAGCTGGCtcgagcaggcagctgcccgctgGTCCCACCCTGCCCCATCAACTGGGTGCCAGCAGCACCGAGCCCCCACCAGTCACAGCCTCCTCTGACGGGGGCTGATGGCTGCAAAGCCTGGAGCACggccccccccaaacacccactGCTGCGGTGGGTGGCAATGCAGAATGACGCCAGCCCGGCCCACCCAACGCAGCTCCCCTGTCACCCGTGTGGACAAGGGGTACGCCACCgcgccccctcccagccccagcggTGCCCAGCTGCTGGCGTGGGGTGCTGCGCCGAGCCACACTGAGTTgtgccgagccgtgccgagcGACGCCACCACACAATCCCGCCATTGTCCCAGCCGCCACTGCCTCCGCCAGCTCCTGCCATCTGCAACCGCTCAGCGCTGCCCTCCAGCCCCCTGGGGCCTGTGCTCCTGCGCAGTGGCGGGCACCGGGCACCGCTGCCATGACAGCTGGGACTGGTCTGTCCCCACACCGTCTCCCCTCCAGGGACCCCAGAACCTCCTCGCTGTGGGGTGCCTGGCTAATCTGCACGAAGGGAGTGTCCGTCCCCCCAACCCCGACACTGCGGGACCACCCAGCGCAGCAGAcatctcagctgctcctcaccagCCTCTGCCCGCCGGGTTGCTAATTGCAGCGGGGGGAGGAATTAATGATCTTAATCCCTTCTTTATGATTGACCCAAGTAAAGACCACaaggcccccccgcccccgtcccaTTTCTGCCCCTTTTCTGGCCCCCATCCCCTGGGGAAAGCACCGGGCAGCGTCATCTGGGTCCCTGTCAGAAGGTGCTTAGTCCCAGCCACGGCATTAAGGGGCACGTGATGGGCTCCCTCGCCCGGGTTTTTGCACCGGGCAGCTTAGCAGCCTGGAGGGATGCCAGGGTTCAAGGGGACACTACCAAGGTCGGGAGGCCCCAACCCACACCCAGGGGCTTCCCAGCCCTTTGCAGGACCCTGtgggctcccccccgcccccaatctCCCTGCCAGGTACAGGCTGAGCCCACAGGGTCTGAAAGCCGGGTGCCCCAGGGACTCAAGCGACCAGTGAGCTACAGCACCCAGGTGAGGCTATCACTTGGATGTCACCTGCTTTGCCCTTCCTGCTCCCACCAAGACCCATTTCCATGGCtcaccccaaaaacccccaccagCCTGGGACGCTTGGCTGGGGTGAGGCAGCAGCACTTGACCATGGTCCAGGGGAGGAGAAAATGAGTTCTCCTCTCCCCAGGGCTTCCCCCCGGAGCTCAGCCCAGCACCACCCCACATCCCCTCTTCGCTCTGCCCCGGGGGTCCCTGCAGAGCACCTCCCTCCCGGCCAACCTCAGGGATCACACTGCAACAGTCCTAACAACTCCCCAAAAAAATAAAGGTTGTAAAAGGATCTCTGGTGGTCCAGCACCCAGAGAAACCCTCGCCAGCTGATGGGCTAAGAGTGTCCCTGATTGCGGGCACCATTTACTGTcagaggggagcaggagaggagcttTGCTTCTCGTAAAAAAAATGACAAGCTGCGATTTCCAGCCCGCTCCCCTGTGTTATTTCACTGCATCGCTGGAAAGCCATCAGCTCCTGCCGATGTAAAAAGTCTCATCTTCAAGAAAGaacttctgctttcctttaattttaaataaatcaacCTCCTCCCGGAAAAGCTGCCGGTTGGTCAGCCGTGCACAGACAGGGCCgtaaagggagaagaaagcagcaaagcCAAAGCCAAGCTGCTCCTGGGCTCCGgagacaaagggagaaaataaaaattcgGCTTTTTTCTAATCCCTGGGCGCTGGGTGGGCACCAGGGGCGGCGGCTTTGTCCGCCTGGAGCAGACGGAGGACGAGGACGGAAGGGACCCcggcagcttttcagcctctagAAAGGCAGTAATTGTCCCTTCCGCCAGGTTTTTGTCCCCGCTTCCTCCCCCTTGCCATGCAGCTGCCCGCCCAGCacggcccccacctccccagtaAAGCCCTGGTGATGGATGGACAAatggacagacggacggacagacTCAGCCCCACCACCAGGATGCCTAAGGGGGGCACCCACCACCAGCACTTGCCCCTCTCCAAGGCATCCCAGGAAGGGTGCAGGTCAAGGGATGCTGCAGCTGGAGGTAACTTCCCAGCTTGAGGTACCCCTCGCAGCTCCAGAGAGGAGCCAGAGGTGGGCCCCGTGCTTCTCAACCAGCCTGGCCAACAGCCATGGACAGGACCTCAGGATGGCCAGGATTGCGGGGCCATGGGTGGTGGGAGCGATGCATGGGGAGTGCCAAGATACCCTTGAGGCATCTTGGTGCCTCATACCCTCAGATGAGAAAAGTCAGCAGGTAGAACAGGACCACCATCCTGTAGCACCATCATGGGTCAGAGGGTCCAGCTGCAACCCAGGTCAAAGGCTCAGGAGAACAAGTACCACCAGAACAAGGTTCAAGGCAGCTCCAACCCCAGCACCACAACACCCAACTCAGCTCCCAGGTACTGGATTTCCACAGCACAGTCAAACCTGCTGCTCCCTCCACCAGGTGACACATGTCAACTGAAAGCTGGCAGTGATGTCTCATCACAGGCTCATGGACCAGAAATCAGGCAGCAAGCACCAGACCAAAGGGCTACTGGATCCCTCTGACCACACAAGGAGGCACCATCAAGTCTTAAGCTGCCAGGGACTCAGCCAGGCGAGAGCTGGCCATGGGGactgctggcagggcagagacCCATGGCACCATCACCtctgggctgctgcttctgccaaagCCATGTGGGGAAACAAGGTGAACCAAGAGAGAAATCAAGCCGCAATCTCCCAAGGCTGAATATCCCTGCAGGACACCATGATGCCTGATAACCAGGCACGGACACCCTGAGGCAAAGACAAGGATGTCCTTCACCTATGTTGTTTGCAAGCCATCACCTCTGTCAACCCAACAGCCCCCAAGCTCTGCTCTTTGCATTCATCCCCCTCAAGAACTGGTCCAGCCAGAAGATCGACTCCTGCATGCACCATGGAAGCTACCATCACCCACTACATATTCTCCAGACATCAAGAGAGGACGCCTAGGCCTGGGGGAGGTTTGGGCTGTGTCGTAAATGCTAAGCCTCACCCTGGGCGTTTCCAGGTTAACAAGCCAGAGGTATGACAGGTCGCCAGATGGGCAACTCACATGGAGATAGTTCATCTCCCGTGCTCCAGAACATCCTTCGAAGGGCCAGTTGTGGCAGCCGCTCTGCTCATCTCTGCTGCCGAGGTGGCACTGAGGGACGTTAAGAAGCCAACTCCTGAATTAAAAAGGCTATGGAAGATTAAATCCAGCATCTGGAGTTAGCCCTGGAAGCAGATGGTGAATCATCATGGCACACAGAGTGGCTTTCACCCGTCTCCTCCTCGCAGGCAGCCACTCTGCTGTGGTGGTGCCTCCCAGGAGCAGCTCTGGAAGCACACACAGCGCGGCCAGCAAGGGCCAGAGATGTTCCCTGCCAGGCACATCCTCCAGGGATGGTGCACTGAGGCCATGCCGCCATCCTGCAGATGCCCAGCTGAGCACGCAAGAGGTGATGCCACCTCCCCAGGTGGGCTCCCTACGCCAGGGCTCCAGCAAAGgcgtatttttttccccaccaccaccatgggTAACCAACCACATGGCTGCTGCGGGCTTCCCAACCTGCTGGCACACTGTGCCGGTACAGCACAGCCACGCAGGGACAGCCAACTTGGGCAAATGCACCCAAGCAAGGCAGAGCCTATCACCAACGTGCCCTGGGCTTCCAAGGAGATCACCACCGTGGAGAGGAGGACAAGGATGTCCCCAGGGACACCACCACCTCCATGCACATCCTTGAACTTCACCCCGCAGCCGGCCCCATGCACACTCTGCTGCCCCGGTGAGCTGCGGTGCCCGCACAGCCGGATCCACCGCCACGGGGACCGACCTGCACCCGGGGCCGCCCCACGCTGCCTGGCTGGGAAACGTGGCTGCGTCCTGCCTCTGCGGGGTGGTGGTTACGGATTAAGGAGTCTTAAATGTCAGACGACCAGGCGCTCCCTGGAAATCCACTTATCTCCGCTGCCACTCGGAGCGGCCGGAGCCGGGCGGTTATGGAGATAACGCGATTTGAAACGTCCACCCGAGCATTGCAGGGCTGCGGGTGCCCTGCGGACAACGGCaggcacctcctcccctcctcccctcgcccagctgctgcccagagagCCGGGTGACGGCCgcgctgctcagccctggggggCTGCACCCACCTGCGCGGCCCCCCCTTCCCTCATTTGGGGAGGACGACGGAGGCTTGGCAGCCTCACCTCCCTGGTGCTCATCCATCCCCCCCTGTTCTGTGCCAAAGCTGCGCCAATTCACTGCCCAAATCCTAAAACGACTGTAACTAAAACCTACCAGATTGAGCCTCGGGAAGGGCCCCCCcccgctcttccccccccccccctccaaatggGATTGAACAGATCTGCGCTCGCACGAGCCCAGCTCGCAGCCAAGCAGCATCTGACATTCACGCGCCGTGGCACGGCTCTCTGCCGCTCGCCCACTCCCCCCGGCTTGGCATCGCCTTGCCTAACGCTGCCCCCCTGGAGATGCGGCATCACTCCCAGCCCAGCAGaacctccctgctctcctgcaaAGCCCCCCCTGACACTCCTGGAGGGATCCCAGCAATTTGGGCCAGCGAGTCCTCGATGTCCCCTCCACCAAGGGAGGTCTCCAAGGTGATTTCAGGGCTGCAACGTTCAGGAGACCAGGTTGAATGACCCAAGGGCATAGGGGCCAGGTGGACAGGGGGCAGGCACTGCCCGACGGCAGATACCAGCATTGACAGGCACCCCAGCAAGAGCCCCAAGAGCCACCCCAAAAGGTTGCGGGGGGCCCAGGCAAGGCTTCGCCCTGGGGAGACCCACACACAGCCAGCCGAGGACAAGCTAAGACGTGTGAATCACTCCTGCTAACAGATGGGGCGATTACAGCATAAATTACTTGGGGTCTAACCAATAACCAGGTCATGAAGAGACTGATCAGCAGGCACAGAGCTCCgagaagttaattaaaaataagaaaaaagttgtaGGCACAGCCACATGGGAATATTTGATGGCAAAGAGCCCCAAATCCATCAGTGCCACCTCCAAGAGCAGTCCCAGCCCAGAGATGTCCCCTTGTGCTCCCGGCTCTTTCAAAGCCCCATCCCTCTGCATCCTACAGGCAGCTCCACAGTAGCAGAGCAGAAACCAAGGGGCTGCTCCAGATCCCAGGAGAGCCGGTGGTCGGAAGGGCCGGTGTACCCGTGCCAGCACCTGCGTCACCGTCACCACCGGTGAGCAAGAAGCGCGCCAGCAGTGGGAGCACACACTCGAGCACCAGGGCCAGCTCTGTGCATTTGAGTTTGGTCATTACCTGGTGGTGGGGACCTCATGGTCCTTAGTGAAGAGACCCCTACCACAAAGGTGGCAGGGCAAGGCTAACATCGTGGTGCCTGCGCCCCATGGACCAAGCGAGCACAGGGAAGCAAAGCAGGAGCCGTGCAAGCAAGGGTGCAGCAAGCACCCAGCCTGGCCAGCCACCCCTCTGAGGGCTGAAGAA is a window of Accipiter gentilis chromosome 26, bAccGen1.1, whole genome shotgun sequence DNA encoding:
- the CXXC5 gene encoding CXXC-type zinc finger protein 5 isoform X1, with product MSNSGSHQDTGNKPETEKNNQDDSQPPVSSERRNKSGIISEPLNKSLKKSRPLSHYSTFGSSSSVSEHSEKGNPLANGNEATVDKSHSTSKHKNISSMLSKLDRVSEISSEGQTALQQFAQSTEMLKRVVQEHLPLASDHGTGISDMEAVSAAETMNGPSDFPYLGAFPINPGLFIMTPAGVFLAESALHMAGLAEYPMQNELASAINSGKKKRKRCGMCPPCRRRINCEQCSSCRNRKTGHQICKFRKCEELKKKPSAALEKVMLPTGAAFRWFQ
- the CXXC5 gene encoding CXXC-type zinc finger protein 5 isoform X2 → MSNSGSHQDTGNKPETEKNNQDDSQPPVSSERRNKSGIISEPLNKSLKKSRPLSHYSTFGSSSSVSEHSEKGNPLANGNEATVDKSHSTSKHKNISSMLSKLDRVSEISSEGQTALQQFAQSTEMLKRVVQEHLPLASDHGTGISDMEAVSAAETMNGPSDFPYLGAFPINPGLFIMTPAGVFLAESALHMAGLAEYPMQNELASAINSGKKKRKRCGMCPPCRRRINCEQCSSCRNRKTGHQICKFRKCEELKKKPSAALEVMLPTGAAFRWFQ